One genomic region from Pseudoduganella dura encodes:
- a CDS encoding calcium:proton antiporter encodes MKISNSLPAWAIAAPVCAWLLLAGKLAGADQMLGGAYIALLAAGLFAGVLAAVFHAEVVAHRIGEPYGTLVLAVAVTSIEVALIVSLMIAGGESTTGLARDTVFAAVMLILNGMVGICLLAGARRHGEQRFTQTGVSAALATLSAIAVLTMVLPNYTTTTPGPVYSSSQLIFIAVVSLVLYGTFVLVQTVRHRDYFLPEAAVDNEEVHAPPPPKSVAWRSGALLLACLAGVVLLAKSLSPPLEAAVLALGAPKALVGIIIAAVVLLPEGIAAYQAARANRLQTSLNLALGSALASIGLTIPAVAIVSLANGWTLSLGIDVKSTVLLLLSVVVATISLGNGRTTIMQGTVHLVIFAVYLFITIVP; translated from the coding sequence ATGAAGATTTCAAACTCGCTGCCCGCCTGGGCCATTGCCGCGCCCGTTTGCGCGTGGCTGCTGCTGGCCGGGAAACTGGCCGGCGCCGACCAGATGCTCGGCGGCGCGTACATCGCGCTGCTGGCCGCCGGCCTGTTCGCCGGCGTGCTGGCCGCCGTGTTCCACGCCGAGGTGGTGGCGCACCGGATCGGCGAACCGTACGGCACGCTGGTGCTGGCGGTGGCGGTGACATCGATCGAAGTGGCGCTGATCGTATCGCTGATGATCGCCGGCGGCGAATCGACCACCGGCCTGGCGCGCGATACGGTTTTCGCGGCCGTGATGCTGATCCTGAACGGCATGGTGGGCATCTGCCTGCTGGCCGGCGCGCGCCGGCACGGCGAACAGCGGTTCACGCAGACCGGCGTTTCCGCCGCGCTGGCCACGCTGTCAGCCATCGCCGTGCTGACGATGGTGCTGCCGAACTACACGACCACCACGCCGGGCCCGGTCTACAGCAGCAGCCAGCTGATCTTCATCGCCGTGGTATCGCTGGTGTTGTATGGCACCTTCGTGCTGGTGCAGACGGTGCGCCACCGCGATTATTTCCTGCCCGAGGCCGCCGTCGACAACGAGGAAGTGCATGCGCCGCCGCCGCCGAAGAGCGTTGCCTGGCGCAGTGGCGCCCTGTTGCTGGCGTGCCTGGCGGGCGTGGTGCTGCTGGCGAAATCGCTGTCGCCGCCGCTCGAGGCGGCGGTGCTCGCGCTCGGCGCGCCGAAGGCGCTGGTCGGCATCATCATCGCCGCCGTCGTGCTGCTGCCCGAGGGGATCGCCGCCTACCAGGCGGCGCGCGCGAACCGGCTGCAAACCAGCCTGAACCTGGCACTCGGTTCCGCGCTGGCCAGCATCGGCCTGACGATTCCCGCGGTGGCGATCGTGTCGCTGGCCAACGGCTGGACGCTGTCGCTGGGGATCGACGTCAAGTCGACCGTGCTGTTGCTGCTGTCGGTCGTCGTGGCCACGATATCGCTCGGCAACGGCCGCACCACGATCATGCAGGGCACCGTGCACCTGGTGATCTTCGCCGTCTACCTGTTCATCACGATCGTGCCCTGA
- a CDS encoding MarR family winged helix-turn-helix transcriptional regulator — protein sequence MTDFDKTLMSLTHTLIHAARAYKAAADRVAGNFALSHASGWPVLMIARLGDGVRPGLVAEALGVEPPSLVRIIDQLVAAGLVLRQDDPADRRAKTLHLTAEGRECAARLEELLLPFRRGLFAEIEQGDIEACLRVLTRLDAVLASQAKG from the coding sequence ATGACCGACTTCGACAAGACCCTGATGTCCCTGACCCACACGCTGATCCACGCGGCGCGGGCATACAAGGCGGCGGCGGACCGCGTGGCCGGCAACTTCGCGCTGTCGCACGCGAGCGGCTGGCCGGTATTGATGATTGCCCGGCTCGGCGACGGCGTGCGGCCCGGCCTCGTGGCCGAAGCGCTCGGCGTCGAGCCGCCGTCGCTGGTGCGCATCATCGACCAGCTGGTGGCGGCCGGCCTCGTGCTGCGGCAGGACGATCCGGCCGACCGTCGCGCGAAGACGCTGCACCTGACCGCCGAAGGCCGCGAATGCGCCGCCCGGCTGGAGGAATTGCTGCTGCCGTTCCGGCGCGGCCTGTTCGCGGAGATCGAGCAGGGCGACATCGAGGCCTGCCTGCGCGTGCTGACGCGGCTCGATGCCGTGCTGGCCTCCCAGGCGAAGGGCTGA
- a CDS encoding NIPSNAP family protein, protein MITCHVKYIIDPYQMDAFERYSRDWVRIVRRMGGEHHGYFLPAEGANNIAYCLFSFASLSDYERYRREAAEDHECIELVGKATQQKFILSYERSFLRPVLQ, encoded by the coding sequence ATGATTACCTGCCACGTAAAGTATATTATCGACCCCTATCAAATGGACGCCTTCGAACGCTATTCACGCGATTGGGTCCGAATTGTCAGGCGAATGGGAGGGGAGCACCATGGCTATTTCCTCCCTGCCGAGGGGGCTAACAATATCGCCTATTGTCTATTCAGTTTCGCCAGCCTGTCCGATTATGAACGGTATCGCCGGGAGGCCGCGGAGGATCACGAATGTATTGAACTGGTGGGCAAGGCCACTCAGCAGAAGTTTATCCTGAGCTATGAACGCAGTTTTTTGCGGCCGGTGCTTCAGTAA
- the glf gene encoding UDP-galactopyranose mutase: MKKNVAIIGAGFSGAVIAHQLAKAGHQVEVFESRSHIAGNCYSERDAETSVMVHVYGPHIFHTDNERVWKFVNEFGEFMPFVNRVKAITNDRVFTLPINLLTINQFFNKTFRPAEAQQFLAEQGDKTIENPVTFEDQALRFVGRDLYEAFFKTYTVKQWGLQPSELPASILKRLPVRFNYDDNYFSHKYQGMPKDGYTAIVEKILNVPGITVHLSTPFKPEQKGDYDHVFYSGPIDAWFGHRDGRLPYRTLDFEVHRDQGDYQGNAVINYCDSAKPYTRITEHKHFSPWEQHEGTLCYFEYSRQCEEGDTPYYPIRLARDKVQLEKYVKLAQDEPNVTFIGRLGTYRYLDMDVTIDEALKVADKFLACATENAPMPAFVIDPLA; this comes from the coding sequence ATGAAAAAGAACGTAGCAATTATCGGGGCAGGCTTCTCCGGCGCGGTCATAGCGCACCAGCTCGCCAAGGCGGGCCATCAAGTCGAAGTGTTCGAATCGCGATCGCACATCGCCGGCAACTGCTATTCCGAGCGCGATGCCGAAACCAGCGTGATGGTGCACGTGTACGGCCCGCACATCTTCCACACCGATAACGAACGGGTGTGGAAATTCGTCAACGAGTTCGGCGAGTTCATGCCATTCGTCAACCGCGTCAAGGCGATCACGAACGACCGCGTGTTCACGTTGCCGATCAACCTGCTGACGATCAACCAGTTCTTCAACAAGACCTTCCGCCCGGCCGAGGCGCAGCAGTTCCTGGCCGAACAGGGCGACAAGACGATCGAGAACCCGGTCACGTTCGAAGACCAGGCGCTGCGCTTCGTCGGCCGCGACCTGTACGAGGCGTTCTTCAAGACCTACACCGTCAAGCAATGGGGCCTGCAACCGAGCGAACTGCCGGCCAGCATCCTGAAGCGGCTGCCGGTGCGCTTCAACTACGATGACAATTATTTCAGCCACAAGTACCAGGGCATGCCGAAGGATGGCTACACGGCCATCGTCGAAAAGATCCTGAACGTGCCGGGCATCACCGTGCACCTGAGCACGCCGTTCAAGCCGGAACAGAAAGGCGATTACGACCACGTGTTCTACAGCGGCCCGATCGACGCCTGGTTCGGCCACCGCGACGGCCGCCTGCCCTACCGCACGCTCGATTTCGAAGTGCACCGCGACCAGGGCGACTACCAGGGCAATGCCGTGATCAACTATTGCGACAGCGCCAAGCCCTACACGCGCATTACCGAGCACAAGCACTTCTCGCCGTGGGAACAGCACGAAGGCACGCTGTGCTACTTCGAGTACAGCCGGCAGTGCGAGGAAGGCGATACGCCGTATTACCCGATCCGGCTGGCGCGCGACAAGGTACAGCTGGAAAAATACGTGAAGCTCGCGCAGGACGAACCCAACGTGACCTTCATCGGCCGCCTGGGCACCTACCGTTACCTCGACATGGACGTGACGATCGACGAGGCGCTGAAAGTGGCCGACAAGTTCCTCGCCTGCGCCACCGAGAACGCGCCGATGCCGGCGTTCGTCATCGATCCGCTGGCCTGA
- a CDS encoding TonB-dependent receptor, with amino-acid sequence MDYSSRKLRVKRLTQAVSIALVSIATSNAAHAQQAAPDAGTTADGAPIQKVQVVATRASQQSGIERKKNAATAMDSIVAEDVGSLPDRNVGEAISRMAGIVLDRGDYGEGVTVSVRGNGADLTRVELDGQSVQSAGGTDAGATGGANSRGTEFRQLSADLIKSVDVVKGSTADMTEGALGGGIVIKTRTGLDFKKPFASLRLGGSQNSLDKKWKPDANLILANKYLDGRLGLMVNASHSTLNNEAHSMQVSQTAQQGYYRLLDFDGSPEKTYTFLPSTVNGNDLTATTPIVRTPLGGNNFLNSESPLSLITKSAGAKTKAECAALFPNFSAAQLAQIPQGSRAAALTQRGNELLTCLNQWNDYTPSNVRYFMKKEHDRKDNLDLRADFKVTDRLTVYAKGSFNRRETRIEQMTYQLGLVKNPNQLPNPLITPGYTGTVVSDDTVNGVRTAAPGSGFYTYNAPYTYSTRSNNYPFMGAVTNVDPASVLVDASHHLTRFTVSDGQAIPDQTLEFARTVSRYLQTGGTYRNNGLTAEFFFADAQSDFRRVQQRMSYTLNTGPTTFELDPSGLWGFQFPAGVNQADPAGYAALFPRTVGGAALGNTNTVFRPNYTAAQQPLRTTAAGILWLPQIRETGERTAKLDVTYMTPESIPFFKRIKAGFNLRDNFSNSWEGGAGDKMVKAPIGTYGQAGYVPGVYLPQARVDNRFEGCQNTPGSLAAGGDACRYGFSPSPDPRNGRDTTLVLTQQDFQNLIARTLTKPATGTSYFNGANGRPGILPQNWTGIDIAKAVELTNFANRNWDCVQTCTATDGKVYDQPVNKLEERIDAFYLMTDFGLDHVPFTSRALPFGLEFDGNVGVRYVRSRVHGTGTMTFQSYSKTAAYDPDDPTNSAGYVQSSIVQNTAVDAETTDVLPSLNLATWLRPDELVLRYSVAKTVARPPIQQLLPASTCIYDERAADLDSDGTQRCNGVIGNPALQARKNVNQNVSLEWYPNRDTMFSLAYFNQKGKVGQFITEGVSGGQLFAGSDLVDPQTGVKLSDLPFNYSTYVNGPVSTRNGAEFSTKTAFTFLPGLLGFTGFDANYTKVKSKHVTASIVDLLTGTPLPPARESESQYNIALWYDDGKLSARVALQGAAAWFTCISPCGQTPRELINYPAQGVNVNASTPIIYSPGSPNFKDATRFVDAKIAYRWRPDVEFFLEGRNIGNATTSNSQGPYAPLSNGVPNLLDYAYAGRRIMFGVSFRTL; translated from the coding sequence ATGGATTACAGCAGCCGCAAGCTCAGGGTTAAACGTTTAACGCAAGCGGTGTCGATCGCTCTCGTTTCGATCGCCACCAGCAACGCCGCGCATGCCCAGCAGGCCGCACCGGATGCGGGCACCACGGCCGACGGCGCGCCGATCCAGAAAGTGCAGGTGGTCGCCACGCGCGCCTCGCAGCAGTCCGGCATCGAGCGCAAGAAGAACGCGGCCACCGCGATGGATTCGATCGTGGCCGAAGACGTGGGCTCGCTGCCCGACCGGAACGTGGGCGAAGCGATCTCGCGCATGGCCGGCATCGTGCTGGATCGGGGCGACTATGGCGAAGGCGTGACGGTCTCCGTGCGCGGCAACGGCGCCGACCTGACCCGCGTGGAGCTCGATGGCCAGAGCGTGCAGTCCGCCGGTGGCACCGACGCCGGCGCCACGGGCGGCGCAAACAGCCGCGGCACCGAGTTCCGCCAGCTTTCGGCCGACCTGATCAAGAGTGTCGACGTGGTGAAAGGGTCGACGGCCGACATGACCGAGGGCGCACTGGGCGGCGGCATCGTCATCAAGACGCGCACGGGCCTGGACTTCAAGAAGCCGTTCGCCTCGCTGCGCCTGGGCGGCAGCCAGAACTCGCTGGACAAGAAGTGGAAGCCGGACGCCAACCTGATCCTGGCGAACAAATACCTGGACGGGCGCCTCGGCCTGATGGTCAACGCCTCGCACAGCACCCTGAACAACGAGGCGCACTCGATGCAGGTGTCGCAGACGGCGCAGCAGGGCTACTACCGCCTGCTGGACTTCGACGGGTCGCCGGAAAAGACCTACACGTTCCTGCCCAGTACCGTCAACGGCAACGACCTGACGGCCACCACGCCGATCGTGCGCACGCCGCTGGGCGGCAACAACTTCCTGAACTCCGAATCGCCGCTGTCGCTGATCACCAAGTCGGCCGGCGCGAAGACCAAGGCCGAATGCGCCGCCCTGTTCCCGAACTTCAGCGCCGCGCAACTGGCGCAGATCCCGCAGGGCAGCCGCGCCGCGGCGCTGACGCAGCGCGGCAACGAGCTGTTGACCTGCCTGAACCAGTGGAACGACTACACGCCGTCGAACGTGCGCTACTTCATGAAGAAGGAGCACGACCGCAAGGACAACCTGGACCTGCGCGCCGATTTCAAGGTGACCGACCGGCTGACCGTGTACGCCAAGGGCAGCTTCAACCGCCGCGAAACGCGCATCGAGCAGATGACCTACCAGCTCGGCCTGGTGAAGAATCCGAACCAGCTGCCCAATCCGCTGATCACGCCCGGCTACACCGGCACGGTGGTATCGGACGATACCGTCAACGGCGTGCGCACCGCGGCGCCCGGTTCCGGCTTCTACACGTACAACGCGCCGTACACGTATTCCACGCGCTCGAACAACTATCCGTTCATGGGCGCCGTCACCAACGTGGACCCGGCCTCGGTGCTGGTGGACGCGAGCCACCACCTGACGCGCTTCACGGTCTCCGACGGCCAGGCCATCCCGGACCAGACGCTGGAATTCGCCCGCACCGTCAGCCGCTACCTGCAGACGGGCGGCACCTACCGGAACAACGGCCTGACCGCCGAATTCTTCTTCGCCGATGCCCAGTCGGATTTCCGCCGCGTGCAGCAGCGCATGAGCTACACGCTGAACACGGGGCCCACCACGTTCGAGCTCGATCCGAGCGGTCTGTGGGGCTTCCAGTTCCCGGCCGGCGTCAACCAGGCCGATCCCGCCGGCTATGCGGCGCTGTTTCCGCGCACCGTCGGCGGGGCCGCGCTGGGCAACACCAACACCGTGTTCCGGCCGAACTACACGGCGGCGCAGCAGCCGCTGCGCACCACGGCGGCCGGCATCCTGTGGCTGCCGCAGATCCGCGAAACGGGCGAGCGTACCGCCAAGCTCGACGTGACGTACATGACGCCGGAAAGCATTCCGTTCTTCAAGCGCATCAAGGCCGGGTTCAACCTGCGCGACAACTTCAGCAACTCCTGGGAAGGCGGCGCCGGCGACAAGATGGTCAAGGCGCCCATCGGTACCTACGGCCAGGCCGGCTACGTGCCGGGCGTCTACCTGCCGCAGGCGCGCGTGGACAACCGCTTCGAAGGCTGCCAGAACACGCCCGGCTCGCTGGCCGCCGGCGGCGACGCCTGCAGGTACGGCTTCTCGCCTTCCCCGGACCCGCGCAACGGCCGCGACACCACGCTGGTGCTGACGCAGCAGGACTTCCAGAACCTGATCGCCCGGACGCTGACGAAGCCGGCCACCGGCACCTCGTATTTCAACGGCGCCAACGGGCGGCCCGGCATCCTGCCGCAGAACTGGACCGGCATCGACATCGCGAAGGCCGTCGAACTGACCAACTTCGCCAACCGCAACTGGGATTGCGTGCAGACCTGCACGGCCACCGACGGCAAGGTGTACGACCAGCCCGTGAACAAGCTCGAAGAGCGCATCGACGCGTTCTACCTGATGACCGACTTCGGCCTGGACCATGTGCCGTTCACCAGCCGCGCCCTGCCCTTCGGCCTGGAATTCGACGGCAACGTGGGCGTGCGCTACGTGCGCAGCCGCGTGCACGGCACCGGCACGATGACGTTCCAGTCGTATTCGAAGACGGCGGCCTACGACCCGGACGATCCGACCAATTCGGCCGGCTACGTGCAGTCGTCGATCGTGCAGAATACGGCCGTGGACGCCGAGACCACCGACGTGCTGCCGAGCCTGAACCTGGCCACGTGGCTGCGGCCCGATGAACTGGTGCTGCGCTACAGCGTGGCGAAAACCGTCGCGCGCCCGCCGATCCAGCAGCTGCTGCCGGCCAGCACCTGCATCTACGACGAACGCGCCGCCGACCTGGATTCCGACGGCACGCAGCGCTGCAACGGCGTGATCGGCAACCCGGCGCTGCAGGCGCGCAAGAACGTCAACCAGAACGTCTCGCTCGAGTGGTACCCGAACCGCGACACGATGTTCAGCCTGGCGTACTTCAACCAGAAGGGCAAGGTGGGCCAGTTCATCACCGAAGGCGTCAGCGGCGGCCAGCTGTTCGCCGGTTCCGACCTGGTGGACCCGCAGACCGGCGTGAAACTGTCCGACCTGCCGTTCAACTATTCCACCTACGTCAACGGCCCCGTTTCCACCCGCAACGGCGCCGAGTTCAGCACCAAGACGGCGTTCACGTTCCTGCCGGGGCTGCTGGGCTTCACCGGCTTCGACGCCAACTACACGAAGGTGAAGTCGAAGCACGTGACGGCCTCGATCGTCGACCTGCTGACCGGCACCCCGCTGCCGCCGGCGCGCGAGTCGGAATCGCAGTACAACATCGCGCTGTGGTACGACGACGGCAAGCTGTCGGCACGCGTTGCCCTGCAGGGCGCCGCCGCCTGGTTCACCTGCATCTCGCCGTGCGGCCAGACCCCGCGCGAGCTGATCAACTACCCGGCGCAGGGCGTGAACGTGAATGCCTCCACGCCGATCATCTACTCGCCGGGCTCGCCGAACTTCAAGGATGCGACGCGCTTCGTGGACGCCAAGATCGCGTACAGGTGGCGCCCGGACGTGGAATTCTTCCTCGAAGGCCGCAACATCGGCAACGCGACCACGTCGAACAGCCAGGGCCCGTATGCGCCGCTCAGCAACGGCGTACCGAACCTGCTGGACTACGCGTATGCCGGCCGGCGCATCATGTTCGGCGTGTCGTTCCGCACGCTGTAG
- a CDS encoding FlxA-like family protein: MVASIGSAAGSATTVVSSASAGGGQLATLQRQLVSKQKELAEAQKDTSETGQKEAEQIQQAIQALQQRIAQLQAQAAQQVAQQAAQRQAAQEQGTNSAASTQPGGTATLGSVVDTYA, encoded by the coding sequence ATGGTGGCATCGATCGGCTCGGCTGCAGGTTCAGCCACGACAGTTGTATCGTCCGCCAGTGCGGGCGGCGGGCAACTGGCCACGCTGCAACGGCAGCTGGTGAGCAAGCAGAAGGAACTGGCCGAAGCGCAGAAGGACACCAGCGAAACGGGGCAGAAGGAAGCGGAGCAGATCCAGCAGGCGATCCAGGCCCTGCAGCAGCGGATCGCGCAATTGCAGGCCCAGGCGGCACAGCAGGTGGCCCAGCAGGCGGCCCAGCGGCAGGCGGCGCAGGAACAGGGCACGAACAGCGCGGCGTCGACGCAGCCGGGCGGCACGGCGACGCTGGGCAGCGTCGTCGATACCTACGCATAA